One region of Vitis vinifera cultivar Pinot Noir 40024 chromosome 1, ASM3070453v1 genomic DNA includes:
- the LOC100259590 gene encoding putative ABC transporter C family member 15 translates to MVVFFRFLRWGALMDSSLGLINVAFFWLLLTWVLVGVLRKRRDGGGADSENEPTMRKSTVFTVVSVLSNAIICVSHLGFCLYEFWSLETINLVHIFSAMTWVLAAIITVSCFRNSTTRENKRWPLILTSWWVFSSILSSLSVSVYLVTRLKILTLPDFWPDFVPQATIDDFASLIPLWILLCFNVLPFNCGKKRSDLEHPLLESEGGNLSHGVDPYSSAGIWSKLTFLWLNPLFRKGRVQKIQLHHIPPVPQSEKAETASSLLEETLTKQKTSVTKALFCSVWRSLAINAVFAGANTIASYMGPFLITHFVNFLSGKGDDSSYYYGLVLALIFFMAKTLESLSQRQWYLGGQRIGIRVRAALMVLVYKKSLSIKYAGSNSGKIINLINVDVDRIGDFCLCIHGVWLLPVQVGLALVILYRNLGAAPSMTALFATVLVMVGNTPLAKRQERLHSKIMEAKDSRIKATSETLKSMRVLKLHSWEDTFLNKIKELRETERHWLKRYLYTCSAVAFLFWTSPTLVSVITFAVCIVLKTPLTTGRVLSALATFRILQEPIYNLPELISMIAQTKVSMNRIQLFIQEEDQKKLATYPTSESSEVSIDIEVGEYAWTCDENLKPTIKIDQRMIIMKGYKVAVCGSVGSGKSSLLCSILGEIPRISGTGSKVYGSKAYVPQSAWIQTGTIRDNVLFGKEINKAFYEDVLEACALDRDIQLWYNGDLSVVGERGMNLSGGQKQRIQLARAIYSESDVYFLDDPFSAVDAHTGAHLFQKCLMQILSQKTVIYVTHQLEFLDASDLVLVMKDGIIVQSGKYEDLIADPNSELVRQMTAHNKSLDQVNPSQENCFTNKPPQKKKIDLIEENSHDPISNGKLLDGIHKEETESGRVKWHVYSTFITSAYKGGLVPVILLCQVLFQGLQMGSNYWIAWATEEEGRVSREQLIGVFSLLSGGSSIFILGRAVLLSTIAIETARHLFSEMIKAVFRAPVSFFDSTPSSQILNRSSTDQSTVDTDIPYRLAGLAFALIQLLSIIVLMSQVAWQVFLLFVSILAISIWYQAYYIATARELARMVGVRKAPILHHFSESVAGAATIRCFSQDDRFLRRNLSLIDDYSRVAFHNTATMEWLCVRINFLFNLVFFLVLVILVSLPRSAISPSLAGLAATYGLNLNVLQAWVIWNLCNVENKMISVERILQFTKIPSEAPLVIENCRPSLEWPSNGRIDLDNLHVRYTPTLPMVLKGITCTFPGERKIGVVGRTGSGKSTLIQALFRVVEPSEGQILIDGVDISKMGLKDLRSRLSIIPQDPTLFQGTMRTNLDPLGEHSDQEIWEVLNKCRLAEIIGQDKGLLNARVAEDGENWSVGQRQLVCLARVLLQRRKILVLDEATASVDTATDNLIQKTIREETSKCTVITVAHRIPTVIDNDLVLVLDEGKVVEYDSPPQLLKDSSSAFSKLVMEFRRRSSKSSSS, encoded by the exons ATGGTGGTGTTCTTCAGATTTTTGCGTTGGGGAGCTCTGATGGATTCCTCTCTGGGTCTTATCAATGTGGCATTCTTTTGGCTGCTTTTGAcgtgggttttggtgggggttTTGAGAAAAAGGAGAGATGGTGGTGGTGCAGATTCAGAAAATGAACCAACAATGAGAAAATCTACAGTTTTTACCGTGGTTTCTGTTCTGTCCAATGCAATAATCTGTGTTTCTCACCTGGGTTTTTGTTTGTATGAGTTCTGGAGTCTGGAAACCATCAATCTTGTACATATCTTCTCAGCCATGACTTGGGTTTTAGCAGCCATAATCACAGTATCATGTTTCAGAAACAGTACTACTAGAGAAAACAAAAGGTGGCCTCTAATTCTTACTTCGTGGTGGGTCTTTTCCAGCATTTTGAGTTCGCTTTCTGTTTCAGTCTATCTTGTCACCCGGTTAAAAATCCTAACCCTGCCTGATTTTTGGCCTGATTTCGTACCTCAAGCTACCATTGATGATTTTGCTTCTCTAATTCCTTTGTGGATTCTTCTCTGTTTCAATGTTCTGCCTTTTAATTGTGGTAAGAAACGCAGTGATCTTGAACACCCATTGCTAGAAAGTGAGGGAGGAAATCTCTCTCATGGTGTTGATCCTTACAGCAGTGCTGGAATTTGGAGCAAACTCACATTCTTGTGGCTCAATCCACTCTTCAGAAAGGGCCGAGTTCAAAAAATTCAGTTACACCATATCCCTCCAGTTCCTCAATCTGAGAAGGCTGAAACGGCCTCTTCCTTGTTAGAAGAAACGCTGACGAAACAGAAAACTTCAGTGACAAAAGCTTTGTTCTGTTCTGTATGGAGATCCCTGGCCATAAATGCAGTTTTTGCAG GGGCAAATACAATTGCTTCCTATATGGGTCCCTTCTTAATAACACACTTTGTGAATTTCTTATCCGGAAAGGGTGATGATTCAAGCTACTATTATGGGCTGGTTCTTGCATTGATCTTCTTCATGGCAAAGACTCTGGAATCTCTATCACAAAGACAATGGTACTTGGGTGGGCAGCGGATTGGCATCAGAGTGCGGGCAGCTCTCATGGTACTGGTTTACAAGAAGTCTCTATCGATCAAGTATGCTGGCTCCAATAGTgggaaaatcataaatttaatcaaCGTGGATGTGGATAGAATTGGAGACTTCTGCCTTTGTATTCATGGAGTTTGGTTGCTTCCAGTTCAGGTTGGCCTGGCTCTTGTCATCCTTTATAGGAATCTTGGTGCTGCCCCATCCATGACTGCTCTATTTGCCACTGTTTTGGTGATGGTGGGAAACACCCCATTAGCTAAAAGACAAGAAAGGCTCCACTCAAAGATCATGGAAGCAAAAGACTCGAGAATCAAAGCTACTTCAGAGACTCTGAAGAGCATGAGAGTCTTGAAACTGCACTCTTGGGAGGACAcctttttgaataaaattaaggaACTTAGAGAAACCGAGAGACATTGGCTAAAGAGGTACCTCTATACATGCTCAGCAGTGGCCTTCCTCTTTTGGACTTCTCCCACCTTAGTTTCAGTTATAACATTTGCTGTCTGCATTGTATTGAAAACACCATTAACAACAGGTAGAGTTCTCTCAGCTTTAGCAACTTTTCGAATCCTGCAAGAGCCCATCTACAACCTGCCAGAGCTCATTTCCATGATTGCTCAAACAAAAGTCTCCATGAATCGGATCCAACTCTTCATCCAAGAAGAAGATCAAAAGAAGCTCGCAACCTATCCTACTTCAGAATCATCTGAAGTCTCCATTGATATTGAGGTAGGAGAATACGCTTGGACATGTGATGAAAATTTGAAGCCAACAATCAAAATTGATCAACGGATGATAATTATGAAAGGTTACAAGGTTGCAGTTTGTGGGTCAGTTGGATCTGGCAAATCAAGCTTACTCTGTAGCATACTTGGCGAGATCCCCAGGATCTCTGGGACAGGAAGTAAGGTATATGGATCAAAAGCTTATGTCCCACAGAGTGCTTGGATTCAAACTGGGACAATCAGGGATAATGTGTTGTTTGGAAAGGAAATTAACAAGGCTTTCTATGAGGATGTCTTGGAAGCATGTGCTTTGGATAGGGACATTCAGCTTTGGTATAATGGAGACTTGAGTGTTGTGGGAGAGCGAGGGATGAACTTGAGTGGAGGGCAAAAGCAGAGGATCCAACTGGCAAGGGCAATCTATAGTGAGTCAGATGTGTATTTCCTAGATGATCCTTTCAGTGCTGTTGATGCACATACCGGAGCACACCTGTTCCAG AAATGTCTTATGCAAATCTTGTCTCAGAAGACTGTCATTTATGTCACCCATCAGCTGGAGTTCTTGGATGCTTCAGACCTTGTTCTG GTGATGAAGGATGGCATAATAGTTCAATCTGGAAAATATGAAGATTTGATTGCAGATCCAAATAGTGAACTTGTTAGACAGATGACTGCCCACAACAAATCTCTAGACCAAGTGAACCCATCCCAAGAGAACTGCTTCACCAATAAACCCCcgcagaaaaagaaaattgaccTCATAGAAGAAAATTCGCATGACCCCATCAGCAATGGCAAGCTTTTAGATGGAATCCATAAGGAAGAAACAGAATCTGGTCGGGTAAAATGGCATGTTTATTCAACCTTTATCACTTCTGCCTATAAAGGAGGTCTGGTTCCAGTTATCCTTTTGTGTCAAGTTCTATTCCAAGGGCTGCAGATGGGCAGTAATTACTGGATTGCTTGGGCAACTGAGGAAGAAGGCAGGGTTAGCAGAGAGCAGTTGATAGGGGTATTTTCTTTGTTGTCTGGGGGAAGCTCCATATTCATATTAGGAAGGGCAGTTCTGTTATCAACTATCGCCATTGAGACTGCACGCCACCTCTTCTCTGAAATGATCAAAGCAGTTTTTCGGGCACCCGTTTCATTCTTTGACTCAACCCCCTCAAGTCAAATCCTCAATAGA TCTTCTACAGATCAAAGCACAGTAGACACAGACATTCCATACAGATTGGCTGGATTAGCATTTGCACTTATTCAGCTATTAAGTATCATTGTTCTCATGTCCCAAGTTGCCTGGCAGGTCTTCCTTCTCTTTGTATCCATCCTTGCGATCTCCATATGGTATCAG GCTTACTACATTGCTACTGCCAGAGAATTAGCTAGGATGGTTGGGGTTCGAAAAGCTCCAATCCTCCACCACTTTTCAGAATCTGTCGCTGGGGCAGCAACAATTCGTTGCTTCAGTCAAGACGATCGCTTCTTGAGAAGAAATCTCAGCTTGATTGATGATTATTCTCGTGTTGCCTTCCACAACACTGCCACAATGGAATGGCTCTGCGTTCGGATAAACTTTCTTTTCaaccttgttttctttttggtgcTTGTCATCCTGGTGAGCTTGCCGAGGTCAGCCATTAGTCCCA GTTTGGCAGGACTGGCAGCTACATATGGTTTGAATCTAAATGTTCTCCAAGCCTGGGTGATATGGAACCTATGCAATGTAGAGAACAAAATGATTTCAGTGGAGAGAATTCTTCAATTCACCAAAATACCAAGTGAAGCTCCATTAGTGATTGAGAATTGTAGGCCAAGCCTTGAATGGCCAAGCAATGGAAGAATAGACCTCGACAACCTCCATGTCCGATATACCCCTACTCTCCCAATGGTTCTCAAAGGTATAACTTGCACCTTCCCAGGAGAAAGGAAAATTGGTGTTGTGGGCAGAACAGGAAGTGGAAAGTCAACATTAATCCAAGCTCTCTTCCGAGTCGTTGAGCCCTCAGAAGGCCAGATACTCATTGATGGGGTAGATATCAGTAAGATGGGTTTGAAGGATTTGAGGTCTCGCTTGAGCATAATTCCTCAAGACCCAACACTGTTTCAAGGAACCATGAGAACTAATTTGGATCCTCTAGGAGAGCATTCAGATCAAGAAATCTGGGAG GTGCTGAACAAGTGTCGTCTTGCAGAGATTATAGGACAGGATAAGGGGCTTCTTAATGCACGAG TTGCAGAAGATGGAGAAAATTGGAGTGTTGGACAAAGGCAGCTTGTTTGCCTGGCTAGAGTTCTACTGCAGAGGAGGAAAATTCTGGTGTTGGATGAGGCTACAGCTTCAGTGGACACGGCAACAGATAATTTGATTCAGAAAACAATAAGAGAAGAAACAAGCAAATGCACAGTCATCACGGTCGCCCATCGCATACCCACTGTCATTGACAATGACCTGGTTCTGGTCCTGGATGAAG GCAAGGTTGTTGAGTATGACTCACCGCCTCAGTTACTCAAGGACAGTTCTTCTGCATTCTCGAAATTGGTGATGGAGTTCCGGAGGAGATCATCCAAGAGTAGTTCGTCATGA
- the LOC100259604 gene encoding uncharacterized protein LOC100259604, with amino-acid sequence MASSTVNRWLRPEVYPLFAAVGVAVGICGMQLVRNICTNPEVRVTKQNRTAGVLENFEEGERYAEHRLRKFVRNKEPQIMPSINKFFSDPNLD; translated from the exons ATGGCTTCTTCCACCGTGAACAGATGGTTAAGGCCTGAG GTGTATCCTCTCTTTGCAGCAGTTGGTGTGGCTGTTGGCATTTGCGGAATGCAGCTTGTTAGAAATATCTGCACCAACCCTGAAGTGAG GGTGACCAAGCAGAATAGAACTGCAGGAGTACTGGAGAACTTTGAAGAAGGTGAGAGATATGCAGAACATAGGCTAAGGAAGTTTGTTCGCAACAAAGAGCCTCAGATCATGCCATCTATCAACAAGTTCTTCTCTGACCCAAACTTAGACTAG